The following are encoded in a window of Chitinophagaceae bacterium genomic DNA:
- a CDS encoding sensor histidine kinase has translation MDTKEESVYALIITAAVLLAVILGYFIFTIIRQQKKTRQLHLDNIQAEIRALERERQRIAADLHDDLGPLLSAVKFKINAVDIPGEDDKELIEKASQHIDDSITRIREISFDLMPSALNRKGLIAAIEELIPKTEKIFPIKIHFKHSGDAKLKPELMINIYRMVLEVIQNTIKHSHASVLFLHLAMDEKKIDLKSEDNGVGFDLEQVKEHSSGLGLKNLYSRAEVMQGELNIEARPGKGVSYHLIAPIK, from the coding sequence ATGGATACCAAAGAAGAAAGTGTCTATGCTCTCATCATAACTGCCGCAGTGTTGCTGGCCGTGATACTGGGTTATTTTATTTTCACCATCATCCGCCAGCAGAAAAAAACAAGGCAGCTTCACCTGGACAATATCCAGGCCGAGATCCGTGCGCTGGAAAGGGAACGGCAACGCATCGCCGCCGACCTGCACGACGATCTGGGGCCCCTGCTCTCGGCCGTCAAGTTCAAGATCAATGCCGTGGATATACCGGGTGAAGACGACAAGGAACTGATCGAAAAAGCCAGCCAGCATATCGACGATTCCATCACCCGCATCCGCGAGATATCCTTCGACCTGATGCCCAGCGCCCTCAACCGCAAAGGACTGATCGCCGCCATTGAAGAACTGATCCCCAAAACGGAAAAGATCTTCCCGATAAAGATCCATTTCAAACACAGCGGCGATGCCAAACTGAAACCCGAACTAATGATCAATATCTACCGGATGGTACTGGAAGTGATACAGAACACCATCAAACATTCCCACGCATCGGTGCTGTTCCTGCACCTGGCCATGGATGAAAAGAAGATCGACCTTAAATCGGAAGACAACGGCGTGGGCTTTGACCTGGAACAAGTGAAAGAGCATTCCAGCGGGCTGGGACTGAAGAACCTGTACAGCCGTGCCGAAGTGATGCAGGGCGAACTGAATATTGAAGCAAGGCCGGGCAAAGGCGTGAGCTATCATCTTATTGCACCTATAAAATAA
- a CDS encoding SDR family NAD(P)-dependent oxidoreductase — protein MNKNILITGASSGFGLLIANELHRKGYNIIGTSRNPEKMRSVLPFKMIELDLDSEQSINTLPERIFKEIGQLDVLINNAGFLVTGIAEEIPIELGRKQFETNFWGTIKVTNAVLPYFRKQKFGKIITVGSITGLVAFPNTSYYAASKHALEGYFKALRYELSEFSIRVAMIEPGSFKTNILNNSSTTLNKIEDYNPLRNKNEKYTNYIVEQAEDPAMVAAKVLKVVETDKPQFRNLVGKGLSVLITLQHFAYGMLEKTILKQLNKA, from the coding sequence ATGAATAAGAATATTTTAATAACAGGGGCTTCTTCTGGCTTTGGTTTACTTATCGCAAATGAGCTACACAGAAAGGGTTACAATATAATTGGTACAAGTCGAAATCCCGAAAAAATGCGGTCGGTTCTACCCTTCAAAATGATTGAATTAGACCTTGATTCAGAACAGTCAATAAACACTTTGCCTGAAAGAATTTTCAAAGAAATAGGGCAATTAGATGTTCTTATCAACAATGCCGGCTTTTTAGTTACTGGTATTGCTGAAGAAATACCTATCGAGTTAGGTAGAAAGCAGTTTGAAACAAACTTTTGGGGAACTATCAAAGTAACAAATGCAGTATTGCCCTATTTCAGGAAACAAAAATTTGGTAAAATAATTACTGTTGGCTCAATTACAGGGCTTGTTGCATTTCCAAACACTTCTTACTATGCAGCTTCCAAACATGCTTTGGAAGGATATTTCAAAGCATTACGCTATGAATTATCAGAGTTTAGTATTCGTGTAGCCATGATTGAACCGGGTTCTTTCAAAACAAATATTTTGAATAATTCGTCAACAACCTTAAATAAAATTGAAGACTACAACCCATTAAGGAACAAAAATGAAAAATACACAAATTACATAGTAGAACAAGCTGAAGACCCGGCAATGGTTGCAGCAAAAGTGCTTAAAGTGGTTGAAACAGATAAGCCTCAATTTAGAAATTTGGTTGGAAAAGGTTTATCTGTGTTAATTACGTTACAACACTTTGCTTATGGGATGTTAGAAAAAACAATTCTTAAGCAATTAAACAAAGCTTAA
- a CDS encoding alpha/beta hydrolase, giving the protein MTTPNAQSSNYTYATVPTQFVEANGIKFAYRSYGKQGEIPVIYFNHLTANLDNCDPKIMDAIAAHRHIISFDYRGVGATTGEQGTSIADMAKDAIALIHALGYKQVDIVAFSMGGFITQELLLAEPQLARKIILAGTGPRGGEGVSAVVGLTYKDIFKGLFTFRDPKFYLFFTQNKVGKVAAKDFLKRLKERTANRDKKVKLSVLKKQLKAIEAWGHDTPADLSVFKHSVLVANGDNDRMVPTPNSYDLAKRFPNAEPVVIYPNSGHGGIFQYHEEFLKKALPFLTK; this is encoded by the coding sequence ATGACAACACCAAATGCACAAAGTAGTAATTACACTTACGCTACAGTTCCCACTCAGTTCGTGGAAGCTAACGGAATAAAATTCGCCTACCGTTCTTATGGTAAGCAAGGTGAAATTCCTGTTATTTATTTTAATCACTTAACGGCAAACCTTGATAATTGCGACCCAAAAATTATGGATGCCATTGCGGCACATCGGCATATAATTTCTTTTGACTATCGTGGTGTTGGTGCAACCACTGGTGAGCAGGGAACGAGTATTGCTGATATGGCAAAAGATGCTATTGCTTTGATTCATGCCCTGGGATACAAACAAGTAGATATAGTAGCTTTTTCAATGGGCGGTTTTATTACTCAGGAATTACTTTTAGCAGAACCGCAGTTGGCTCGTAAAATAATACTTGCCGGCACAGGTCCAAGAGGCGGAGAAGGTGTTAGTGCCGTGGTTGGGTTAACCTATAAGGATATTTTTAAAGGGCTATTCACATTCAGAGACCCCAAGTTTTATTTATTCTTTACACAAAACAAAGTGGGTAAAGTAGCTGCAAAAGATTTTCTGAAAAGATTAAAAGAAAGAACAGCAAACCGTGATAAGAAAGTAAAACTAAGTGTTTTGAAAAAGCAACTGAAAGCTATCGAAGCATGGGGACATGATACTCCAGCCGATTTGAGTGTATTTAAACATTCAGTGTTAGTTGCTAATGGCGACAACGACAGAATGGTGCCGACACCCAATTCTTACGACTTAGCAAAGCGTTTTCCAAATGCAGAACCAGTAGTAATTTACCCAAATTCCGGACATGGCGGAATATTTCAATATCATGAAGAATTTCTTAAAAAAGCATTGCCATTTTTAACTAAATAA
- a CDS encoding dCTP deaminase, with amino-acid sequence MILSDKRILEEIGKGTIKIEPYDRECLGSNSYDVHLGKHLARYTNKELDAKKHNTIEHFEIPEEGIVLYPHEFYLGVTEEYTETHAHVPFLEGKSSTGRLGIDIHATAGKGDVGFCGNWTLEISVKQPVKVYAGMPIGQLIYFPVEGEIEVKYNQKKNAKYSGQHNKPVESMMWKNSF; translated from the coding sequence ATGATCTTAAGCGACAAGCGCATTTTAGAAGAAATAGGAAAAGGAACCATCAAGATCGAACCCTACGACCGGGAATGCCTGGGCAGCAACAGTTACGACGTACATTTGGGCAAACACCTGGCCCGCTATACAAACAAGGAACTGGATGCCAAAAAACACAATACGATCGAGCACTTTGAAATACCCGAAGAAGGGATCGTTTTATACCCGCATGAATTTTACCTGGGCGTAACAGAAGAATACACCGAAACGCATGCCCATGTTCCCTTCCTGGAGGGCAAATCCAGTACGGGCAGGCTGGGCATCGACATCCATGCCACAGCCGGAAAGGGTGATGTGGGCTTTTGTGGCAACTGGACACTGGAAATTTCCGTTAAACAACCGGTAAAAGTGTATGCCGGCATGCCCATCGGCCAGTTGATCTACTTCCCGGTGGAAGGAGAGATCGAAGTAAAATACAACCAGAAGAAAAATGCCAAGTACAGCGGCCAGCATAACAAGCCGGTGGAAAGTATGATGTGGAAGAACAGCTTTTGA
- a CDS encoding helix-turn-helix transcriptional regulator: MPKNNRRSDCPVSCSLDVWGDKWSLLIIRDLMYAKQCTYGDFLKSAEGIATNILASRLLTLEENGVIEKLSHPDSKAKVLYKLTLKGIDLLPLMIEIGIWSEKYYDINKDRKAELKEVKKNKEEYIKAKTKELRS; this comes from the coding sequence ATGCCTAAGAATAATAGAAGGTCAGATTGCCCCGTAAGTTGCTCCCTTGATGTGTGGGGAGACAAGTGGTCGCTGCTGATTATCAGAGATTTGATGTATGCAAAACAATGCACCTATGGCGACTTTTTAAAGTCAGCCGAAGGAATTGCAACCAACATTTTGGCTTCCCGATTGCTGACATTAGAAGAAAATGGAGTGATTGAAAAACTTAGTCACCCAGACAGCAAGGCAAAAGTTTTGTATAAACTCACATTAAAAGGAATTGACTTGCTGCCATTAATGATTGAAATTGGAATATGGTCTGAAAAATATTACGACATTAATAAGGATAGAAAAGCGGAACTGAAAGAAGTGAAGAAGAACAAGGAGGAATACATTAAAGCAAAAACCAAAGAATTAAGAAGTTGA
- a CDS encoding glycosyltransferase family 2 protein encodes MTNPSVAIVILNWNGKRFLEQFLPSVTASTYPNKRIIVADNASTDDSLAFLRQQYPQVQVIQNPANEGFAKGYNTALKQVQADYYVLLNSDVEVTPGWIEPVIGLMEPDKTIAACQPKMLAYADKTSFEFAGACGGWLHAFGYPFSRGRVFDDCEKDSGQYDTVQQCFWASGAAFFVRASVYHEVGGLDEYFFAHQEEIDLCWRMQLAGYKIFVQPASVVYHVGGGTLPRGNSRKTFLNFRNNLIMQAKNFSFGEALWKIPFRILLDVVAAWRALLGGDGGYFMAILRAHLHFADWLFRKQKYSVFPARRDGKPGGWYHGSAVWAHFIQKKKTFSEIVGGK; translated from the coding sequence ATGACAAATCCATCAGTAGCCATCGTTATCCTGAACTGGAACGGGAAGAGATTCCTGGAGCAGTTCCTGCCTTCCGTGACCGCATCAACCTATCCCAATAAAAGAATTATCGTGGCCGACAATGCTTCTACGGACGACAGCCTTGCTTTTCTCCGGCAGCAGTACCCGCAGGTGCAGGTGATACAGAACCCCGCCAATGAAGGGTTTGCCAAAGGGTATAATACGGCCCTCAAACAGGTGCAGGCCGATTACTATGTTTTGCTGAACAGTGATGTGGAAGTTACCCCCGGCTGGATCGAGCCGGTGATCGGGTTGATGGAGCCTGATAAGACCATTGCTGCCTGCCAGCCAAAAATGCTGGCCTATGCCGATAAGACCAGCTTTGAATTTGCAGGCGCCTGCGGTGGCTGGCTCCATGCATTTGGTTACCCGTTTTCACGGGGCCGGGTATTTGATGATTGTGAAAAAGATAGCGGGCAATACGATACGGTGCAGCAGTGTTTCTGGGCAAGCGGTGCAGCTTTTTTTGTGAGGGCATCTGTTTACCACGAAGTAGGCGGACTGGATGAATACTTTTTTGCACACCAGGAAGAGATCGACCTGTGCTGGCGTATGCAGCTGGCCGGGTATAAGATATTTGTTCAGCCGGCATCGGTGGTATACCATGTGGGGGGCGGTACCTTGCCCCGGGGCAACAGCCGCAAGACCTTCCTGAATTTCCGCAATAATCTCATCATGCAGGCAAAAAATTTTTCATTTGGCGAGGCCCTCTGGAAGATCCCCTTCCGGATACTGCTGGATGTCGTGGCGGCATGGCGTGCTTTACTGGGTGGCGATGGCGGGTATTTCATGGCCATACTCCGGGCGCACCTGCATTTTGCAGACTGGCTTTTCCGGAAACAAAAATATTCGGTGTTCCCTGCCCGGAGGGATGGAAAGCCGGGCGGATGGTACCATGGCTCGGCGGTTTGGGCGCATTTTATACAGAAGAAAAAGACCTTTTCAGAAATTGTTGGCGGCAAATAA
- a CDS encoding response regulator transcription factor, which translates to MKHYTPISILIADDHEIFRDGFRTMVKKFPELKLIGEAENGRDLVTLAQQLNPDVILTDIKMPKMDGVEATRELVGSKPGINIIALSMFDEDNLIIDMLEAGAKGYLLKNANKEEIIQAIRAVNNDKNYYCKNTSEKLLQLIAKSKFNPYKKLVKPRFSEKEITVIGLVCDQYSNKEIAEKLNLSIRTIEGYREKIEEKMEGLLIKNGI; encoded by the coding sequence ATGAAGCATTATACGCCCATCAGCATCCTGATCGCCGATGACCACGAGATCTTCCGGGACGGGTTCCGCACCATGGTAAAAAAATTCCCGGAGCTGAAACTCATCGGCGAAGCAGAGAACGGCAGGGACCTGGTGACACTGGCACAGCAGCTCAACCCCGACGTGATACTCACCGATATTAAAATGCCGAAAATGGATGGGGTGGAAGCCACCCGGGAACTGGTGGGCAGCAAGCCGGGTATCAATATCATTGCCCTGTCGATGTTTGACGAAGACAACCTGATCATTGATATGCTGGAAGCCGGGGCAAAAGGCTACCTGCTCAAGAATGCAAACAAGGAAGAGATCATACAGGCCATCCGGGCAGTGAACAATGACAAGAACTATTATTGCAAGAACACGTCGGAGAAACTGTTGCAGCTGATAGCCAAGAGCAAGTTCAACCCCTATAAAAAACTCGTGAAGCCCCGGTTCTCTGAAAAGGAGATCACGGTCATCGGCCTGGTATGCGACCAGTATTCCAATAAAGAGATCGCCGAAAAGCTGAACCTAAGCATCCGTACCATTGAAGGATACCGGGAAAAGATCGAAGAGAAGATGGAAGGCTTGTTGATAAAGAACGGTATATAA
- a CDS encoding NADP-dependent oxidoreductase, with amino-acid sequence MKAYQVKRYGKKEKLHLTTMAEPVVKENDVLVQIHSAGVNLLDSKIRDGEFKIFLPYKTPFVLGHDVAGVVTKIGSRVSKFKVGDEVYSRPADFRIGTFAEFISVNEKDVAMKPKNISMEEAASIPLVGLTVWQALFEKANLKKGQKVFIQAGSGGVGTFAIQFAKHLGATVATTTSAANIALVKSLGADVVIDYKKDDFETELKDYDVVLNSQDKKSLEKSLRILKPAGKVISISGPPDVDFAKQINVNWFLKMVMKFLSAGIKKKAKRLGVNFSFLFMRSEGEQLTQITKLIEAGVIKPVMDKVFPFEQTNEAMAYVEAGRAKGKVVVKVK; translated from the coding sequence ATGAAAGCATATCAAGTAAAGCGCTACGGCAAAAAAGAAAAACTGCATCTAACAACAATGGCAGAACCTGTTGTAAAGGAAAATGATGTATTGGTGCAAATACATTCAGCAGGTGTCAACCTTTTAGATTCAAAAATAAGAGACGGTGAATTCAAAATATTTTTACCATACAAAACTCCTTTTGTTTTGGGTCATGATGTTGCAGGTGTCGTAACGAAAATTGGTTCAAGAGTAAGCAAGTTCAAAGTTGGTGATGAAGTTTATTCAAGACCTGCTGATTTCAGAATAGGAACTTTTGCAGAATTTATTTCTGTCAATGAAAAAGATGTTGCAATGAAACCAAAAAATATTTCAATGGAGGAAGCTGCATCTATTCCATTGGTTGGCTTAACAGTTTGGCAGGCACTTTTTGAAAAAGCAAACCTGAAAAAAGGACAGAAGGTTTTCATACAAGCAGGTTCAGGTGGTGTCGGAACATTTGCAATTCAGTTTGCTAAACATTTAGGTGCAACTGTGGCAACAACTACAAGTGCTGCAAATATAGCTTTGGTAAAAAGTTTGGGTGCTGATGTTGTGATTGATTACAAGAAAGATGATTTTGAAACCGAGCTGAAAGATTATGATGTAGTGTTGAACAGTCAAGATAAAAAGTCGCTTGAAAAGTCGTTGCGAATATTAAAGCCAGCCGGAAAAGTTATTTCCATTTCCGGTCCGCCTGATGTGGACTTTGCAAAACAAATTAATGTGAATTGGTTTTTGAAAATGGTAATGAAATTTTTGAGTGCAGGAATTAAGAAAAAAGCCAAACGACTTGGCGTAAACTTTTCTTTTTTATTTATGAGATCAGAAGGCGAACAACTAACCCAAATTACAAAACTCATAGAGGCAGGTGTTATAAAACCTGTGATGGATAAAGTGTTTCCATTTGAGCAAACCAATGAAGCAATGGCTTATGTTGAAGCTGGTCGTGCAAAAGGGAAAGTGGTTGTCAAGGTGAAGTAA
- a CDS encoding DUF2130 domain-containing protein, which yields MGTEIKCPNCGHQFELNESLKNEVEKELRSKMLDWQKKKEEEFEKQRTAIETAARKKAGDELSAKLNVLEEEAKLKTQQLQEMQKKELELLRERSALEEKQKNFEMELEKRFLEKRKEIEDSTIKREQELFDLKTREYKLQMAQQQKLIEELKRKSEQGSMQLQGESQETLLEDILKENFPFDLVAEVGKGVEGADCIQTIRNNSGLACGKIIYESKRTKTWSNNWVDKLKADKRNTGADVAILVTQAFPKDMDRFGEKDGIWICGFTEVSSLAHALRSGIIKIYDAQKAQEGKGDKMQMLYNFLTGNEFRGQMEAIVEGFMAMKQSITRERVQMEKIWKEREKQLEKVLLSTSGMYGSVKGIAGASVGDIPLLEGSTDEEAMDDQ from the coding sequence ATGGGAACCGAGATCAAATGCCCGAACTGCGGGCACCAGTTTGAGCTGAATGAAAGCCTGAAAAATGAAGTGGAGAAAGAACTGCGCAGCAAAATGCTGGACTGGCAGAAGAAAAAAGAAGAGGAATTTGAAAAACAGAGAACGGCCATTGAAACGGCTGCCCGGAAAAAAGCAGGCGACGAACTGTCGGCCAAACTGAACGTGCTGGAAGAGGAAGCCAAACTAAAAACACAGCAGCTGCAGGAAATGCAGAAGAAGGAGCTGGAACTGCTGCGGGAACGATCGGCCCTGGAAGAGAAGCAGAAGAACTTTGAGATGGAACTGGAGAAACGCTTCCTGGAAAAACGGAAAGAGATCGAAGACAGCACCATCAAACGGGAGCAGGAACTGTTTGACCTGAAGACCCGTGAATACAAACTGCAGATGGCGCAGCAGCAGAAATTAATTGAGGAGTTGAAAAGAAAAAGCGAACAGGGCAGCATGCAGTTGCAGGGCGAAAGCCAGGAGACCCTGCTGGAAGATATCCTGAAAGAGAATTTCCCCTTTGATCTTGTGGCAGAAGTGGGCAAGGGCGTGGAAGGCGCCGACTGCATCCAGACCATCCGCAACAACAGCGGCCTGGCCTGCGGCAAGATCATTTATGAAAGCAAGCGTACCAAAACATGGAGCAACAACTGGGTTGATAAACTAAAAGCAGATAAACGGAATACCGGCGCCGATGTGGCCATCCTGGTAACGCAGGCCTTTCCCAAAGACATGGACCGCTTTGGCGAAAAGGACGGGATCTGGATCTGTGGCTTTACCGAAGTGAGCAGCCTGGCGCATGCACTGCGCAGCGGCATCATCAAGATCTATGATGCGCAGAAGGCACAGGAAGGCAAGGGCGACAAGATGCAGATGCTTTACAACTTTCTCACCGGCAACGAATTCCGCGGACAGATGGAAGCCATCGTGGAAGGTTTCATGGCCATGAAGCAAAGCATTACCCGGGAGCGGGTACAGATGGAAAAGATATGGAAGGAACGGGAAAAGCAACTGGAAAAAGTGCTGCTCAGCACCAGCGGCATGTATGGTTCGGTAAAAGGGATCGCCGGCGCTTCGGTAGGTGATATCCCGTTGCTGGAAGGATCAACGGATGAGGAAGCAATGGATGATCAATGA
- a CDS encoding 4'-phosphopantetheinyl transferase superfamily protein has product MAVWHIAEAEDFFLAQVPLQKNISHRHKRLQHLAGRLLLKEMFPAFPVALIQVADTKKPYLEDEPFHFSISHCGDYAAAIVSTAYRVGVDIEMVNDKIGILQKKFLSEAEMKMLNTQCLMTNTQCLTLCWSVKESVFKWWGKRSVDFKRGMVLQSVRGDHTEGKLHCLFKNETELVVHYLSFNNNFLTWVLTAH; this is encoded by the coding sequence ATGGCGGTATGGCATATTGCGGAAGCGGAAGATTTTTTTTTAGCACAGGTGCCCCTGCAGAAAAATATCAGTCACCGGCATAAGCGCCTGCAGCACCTGGCCGGCCGTTTGTTGCTGAAAGAGATGTTTCCCGCCTTCCCGGTAGCGCTGATCCAGGTTGCCGACACCAAAAAGCCCTACCTCGAAGATGAGCCGTTTCATTTTTCCATTTCGCATTGCGGGGATTATGCAGCGGCGATCGTAAGCACGGCGTACAGGGTGGGGGTGGACATTGAAATGGTGAATGATAAGATCGGGATCCTCCAGAAAAAATTTTTGAGTGAGGCTGAAATGAAAATGCTCAATACCCAATGCCTGATGACCAATACCCAATGCCTCACCCTTTGCTGGAGCGTAAAGGAATCTGTGTTTAAATGGTGGGGGAAGCGGTCGGTGGATTTTAAGAGGGGCATGGTATTGCAGTCGGTCCGGGGAGATCATACAGAAGGAAAACTGCATTGCCTTTTCAAGAATGAAACGGAACTGGTTGTTCACTACCTCTCGTTCAATAATAATTTCCTTACCTGGGTGCTAACGGCTCATTGA
- a CDS encoding HAMP domain-containing histidine kinase: MFTQLFNWRTALALVAIAIVSGTIFYSQYLAKKIAIDERKKVNVWVQSLKTRAATTDGSALALTNIITSENRDIPIIETDEYDNPSGAGLNLDTVQIKKDSNYLRRKVAEFKKENEAISVEINKDPLIINKYYYGDSELLKEVRYYPIIQLIIVALFIIITLIAVSTRNKSTQNQVWAGMAKETAHQLGTPLTSLQGWVEMLKEMPGMEKIVPEMTKDVDRLKLVSDRFGKIGSTPQLEENNIVTQVENMVAYIKRRSPDKVSFSIDSYGENEIKALINGPLFDWVIENLLKNALDAMEGKGSLAIGIKNETTQVIVDVTDSGKGISKKNIARVFKPGFTTKKRGWGLGLTLCKRIIEQYHKGELFVKHSEPGKGTTFRIVLKK; encoded by the coding sequence ATGTTTACCCAATTATTCAACTGGCGTACAGCGCTGGCCCTGGTTGCGATAGCCATTGTCAGCGGCACCATCTTTTATTCGCAATACCTGGCAAAAAAGATCGCCATCGATGAAAGAAAAAAAGTGAATGTATGGGTCCAGTCCTTAAAAACAAGGGCTGCCACAACGGATGGCTCCGCTTTAGCGCTTACCAATATCATAACCTCCGAGAACAGGGATATCCCCATCATTGAAACAGATGAATACGATAACCCCTCGGGCGCCGGTCTGAACCTGGATACGGTGCAGATCAAAAAAGACAGCAATTACCTGAGAAGGAAAGTAGCCGAATTCAAAAAAGAAAATGAGGCCATCTCCGTTGAAATAAACAAGGATCCCCTCATCATAAACAAATATTACTACGGCGATTCTGAACTGCTGAAGGAAGTGCGGTACTACCCCATCATACAGCTGATCATTGTGGCGCTGTTCATCATCATTACGCTGATCGCTGTTTCTACCCGCAACAAATCGACCCAGAACCAGGTATGGGCGGGCATGGCCAAAGAAACGGCCCACCAGCTTGGCACACCGCTTACTTCCCTGCAGGGCTGGGTGGAGATGCTGAAAGAGATGCCGGGCATGGAAAAGATCGTTCCGGAAATGACCAAGGATGTGGACCGTCTTAAACTGGTAAGCGACCGCTTTGGAAAGATCGGCAGCACCCCCCAGCTGGAAGAGAACAACATTGTTACCCAGGTGGAGAATATGGTGGCATATATTAAAAGGAGGTCGCCGGATAAAGTGAGTTTCAGCATCGACAGTTATGGCGAAAACGAGATAAAAGCCCTGATCAATGGCCCCTTATTTGACTGGGTGATCGAAAATTTATTAAAGAATGCGCTGGATGCCATGGAAGGAAAAGGCAGCCTGGCCATCGGCATAAAAAATGAGACCACGCAGGTTATTGTGGATGTGACCGACTCGGGTAAGGGGATCAGCAAAAAGAATATTGCCCGGGTCTTCAAGCCGGGTTTCACCACCAAAAAACGTGGCTGGGGACTTGGCCTCACCCTCTGCAAACGCATCATTGAACAATACCATAAGGGCGAACTGTTTGTAAAGCATTCCGAGCCGGGAAAGGGAACCACGTTCCGGATCGTGTTGAAGAAATAG
- a CDS encoding transposase produces MSVKYNHSDTYSMYFCTFTCYNWLPLIRTTNSYDLVYNWFTLLRKNKIETIAYVIMPNHLHCILYFRETGFNLNKIIGNAKRFMAYEIVKRLEETKESGVLDILKKAVTERERKKGQVHKVFKDSFDAKAVFTDRFLLQKLNYIHHNPVSGKWKLAKDFISYEHSSASFYEEGRCIHFMPLHYRDI; encoded by the coding sequence ATGTCTGTAAAGTATAATCACTCCGATACCTACTCCATGTATTTCTGCACGTTCACCTGCTACAACTGGCTGCCGCTGATACGTACAACCAACAGCTATGACCTGGTATATAACTGGTTCACTCTTTTACGTAAGAACAAGATAGAAACCATTGCCTATGTCATTATGCCTAACCATCTCCACTGCATACTCTATTTCCGCGAAACCGGTTTTAACCTGAATAAGATCATCGGCAATGCCAAAAGGTTCATGGCTTATGAAATAGTGAAAAGGCTGGAAGAAACCAAAGAGTCCGGGGTACTGGATATACTAAAAAAAGCGGTTACTGAAAGAGAAAGAAAAAAAGGCCAGGTTCACAAAGTATTCAAAGATTCTTTTGATGCCAAAGCGGTCTTTACGGATAGATTTCTTTTACAGAAACTCAATTATATTCATCACAACCCGGTTTCAGGAAAGTGGAAACTGGCGAAAGATTTTATATCCTATGAACACAGCAGTGCCTCCTTTTATGAAGAAGGAAGATGCATTCATTTTATGCCTTTGCATTACAGGGATATATAA